A genomic region of Arachis hypogaea cultivar Tifrunner chromosome 5, arahy.Tifrunner.gnm2.J5K5, whole genome shotgun sequence contains the following coding sequences:
- the LOC112801422 gene encoding probable protein phosphatase 2C 8: protein MDSTAETKSKKIDRRYDTLGKKRKRSSRFASTEVAVLPSMEDSSSSSSSTANNAPKQNCTAVASASYGLISVIGRRRVMEDAVRVVPGFVPVEDHSGGYDFFAVYDGHGGSMVANTCREKLHMLLAEEMKEAKAAGPLDWHQVICSCFMKMDQEIGGGEGNDDMADGNTMGSTATVLVVGKEEIVVGNCGDSRAVLCRGGEALPLSRDHKPDREDEKERIEAAGGKVIDWDGNRVLGVLATSRSIGDHYMKPFVIAQPEIQVSPRTDSDEFVVVASDGLWDVVSNSFACQLVRSCLSGKTGMTTSAEAAATLLAELAMARGSKDNISVIVVQLSNAASPSTPSTSE from the exons ATGGATAGCACCGCCGaaacaaaatcaaaaaaaatCGACCGCCGCTACGATACTTTGGGAAAGAAGAGAAAGCGATCTAGCAGGTTCGCCTCTACCGAGGTAGCTGTCCTTCCTTCCATGGAAGATTCATCATCCTCATCCTCCTCCACCGCTAACAACGCGCCAAAGCAGAACTGCACCGCCGTCGCATCAGCTTCCTATGGTTTAATATCCGTCATAGGCCGACGGAGAGTCATGGAGGACGCCGTCAGAGTGGTCCCCGGTTTCGTGCCGGTGGAAGACCATTCTGGAGGTTACGATTTCTTTGCGGTTTACGACGGTCACGGTGGAAGTATGGTGGCGAATACTTGCCGCGAGAAGCTGCACATGTTGTTGGCGGAGGAAATGAAGGAGGCGAAAGCAGCAGGGCCTTTGGATTGGCATCAAGTGATATGCTCGTGCTTCATGAAGATGGACCAAGAGATTGGAGGTGGCGAGGGCAATGATGACATGGCGGATGGGAACACCATGGGTTCTACTGCGACGGTGCTTGTTGTTGGAAAGGAGGAGATTGTGGTTGGCAACTGCGGAGACTCTAGGGCGGTGCTGTGTCGCGGCGGCGAAGCCTTGCCGCTTTCACGTGATCATAAG CCTGATCGTGAGGATGAGAAAGAGAGAATAGAAGCAGCAGGTGGAAAAGTGATCGATTGGGATGGGAATCGTGTTTTAGGTGTTCTTGCTACATCAAGATCCATAGGGGACCACTACATGAAGCCATTTGTGATAGCTCAACCGGAGATACAGGTGTCCCCCCGAACAGATTCCGATGAGTTTGTGGTGGTAGCAAGTGATGGACTGTGGGATGTGGTGTCTAACAGTTTTGCGTGCCAACTTGTGAGAAGTTGCCTTAGTGGCAAGACCGGCATGACCACATCCGCGGAGGCAGCCGCCACTCTGCTAGCGGAGCTTGCCATGGCTCGTGGTAGCAAAGACAACATCTCTGTCATTGTGGTCCAGCTCAGTAACGCTGCTTCTCCTTCAACTCCTTCAACTTCAGAATAA
- the LOC112801420 gene encoding long chain acyl-CoA synthetase 4-like isoform X1 yields the protein MAQKRFIVEVEKAKEAEGERPSRGPVYRSLFAKDGFPPPVPGLDNCWDIFRTSVQKYPKNPMLGHREIVDGKPGKYKWKTYEEVYDLVIKIGNSLRSCGYGEGVKCGIYGANCAEWIISMEAINAHGLYCVPLYDTLGAGAVEFIICHAEVSVSFVEEKKIPELLKTFPNTTKYLKTLVSFGKVTPEQKQEVEKFGLAIYSWDEFLQVGQNQSFDLPVKKKSDICTIMYTSGTTGDPKGVLISNESILTLLAGVKRLLESVKEELNDKDVYLSYLPLAHIFDRVIEELFIWHGASIGFWRGDVKLLIEDIGELKPTIFCAVPRVLDRVYTGLTQKVSAGGFLKQALFNFAYSYKLNNMKKGRKHEEASPLLDKIVFDKVKQGLGGHVRLILSGAAPLSPHVESYLKVVTCAHVIQGYGLTETCAGTFVSLPHEMDMVGTVGPPVPNVDVCLESVPDMGYDALGSTPRGEICVRGNTLFSGYYKRDDLTNEVLTDGWFHTGDVGEWQPDGSMKIIDRKKNIFKLSQGEYVAVENLENVYRQLSCIDSIWVYGNSFESFLVAVANPSKPVLERWAEENGIKIDFDSLCKDSRAKSYILGELTRIAKENKLKGYEFIKDVHLDPVPFDMERDLITPTYKMKRPQLLKYYKNVIDDMYKSGGKRSA from the exons ATGGCGCAGAAGAGATTCATCGTTGAAGTTGAGAAAGCCAAGGAGGCCGAAGGAGAGAGGCCGTCAAGAGGTCCTGTTTATCGGAGCCTCTTCGCAAAGGATGGATTTCCTCCGCCTGTTCCCGGCCTCGATAACTGCTGGGATATTTTCCG AACTTCTGTCCAGAAATATCCGAAAAATCCAATGCTTGGTCACCGGGAAATCGTGGATGGGAAG CCCGGCAAGTACAAGTGGAAAACATATGAAGAAGTATATGATCTGGTGATAAAGATTGGGAATTCCCTCCGCAGCTGTGGCTATGGGGAA GGTGTAAAATGTGGAATTTATGGTGCCAATTGTGCAGAGTGGATTATAAGCATGGAG GCCATCAATGCTCACGGACTTTATTGTGTTCCTTTGTATGATACCTTAG GTGCTGGCGCTGTAGAGTTTATTATATGCCATGCAGAGGTATCTGTATCAtttgtagaagaaaagaaaataccgGAG CTATTGAAGACATTTCCAAATACAACAAAGTATCTCAAGA CGCTTGTGAGCTTTGGGAAGGTTACACCTGAACAAAAGCAAGAAGTTGAAAAGTTTGGGTTGGCAATATATTCGTGGGATGAATTTTTGCAAGTG GGTCAaaatcaaagttttgatcttcctGTGAAGAAAAAGAGTGACATCTGTACAATAATGTACACTAGTGGAACTACTGGCGATCCCAAGGGTGTGTTGATATCTAATGAGAGTATCCTTACTCTCTTAGCTGGGGTTAAGCGACTGTTGGAGTCTGTCAAGGAGGAA TTGAATGACAAAGATGTCTACTTGTCATACCTTCCTCTTGCACATATCTTTGATAGGGTCATTGAAGAGCTATTTATATGGCATGGTGCCTCCATTGGTTTCTGGCGTGGG GATGTCAAATTGTTAATTGAAGACATTGGGGAGCTAAAACCAACTATTTTCTGTGCTGTTCCACGTGTGCTTGATAGAGTGTACACAG GTTTGACACAAAAGGTTTCCGCTGGGGGCTTCCTGAAACAAGCATTATTCAACTTTGCTTACTCATA TAAGTTGAACAACATGAAGaaagggagaaagcatgaagaggCATCTCCACTTCTTGACAAAATTGTGTTTGATAAG GTGAAGCAAGGGTTGGGGGGTCATGTACGCCTCATTTTGTCTGGAGCAGCACCTCTATCTCCACATGTGGAGAGTTACTTAAAAGTGGTTACTTGTGCTCATGTCATACAAGGATATG GTCTGACTGAAACCTGTGCGGGAACCTTTGTCTCACTACCACATGAAATGGATATGGTCGGGACAGTGGGGCCACCCGTACCGAATGTTGATGTGTGCCTGGAATCTGTTCCTGATATGGGATATGATGCCCTTGGAAGCACACCAAGAGGAGAAATTTGTGTTAGGGGAAATACCTTGTTTTCAGGGTACTACAAACGGGATGACCTCACTAATGAGGTTCTGACCGATGGATGGTTCCATacag GGGATGTTGGAGAATGGCAACCTGATGGAAGCATGAAAATTATTGATCGGAAGAAGAATATATTTAAGCTTTCACAAGGAGAATATGTTGCTGTTGAAAATCTGGAGAATGTATATCGTCAACTCTCTTGTATTGATTCG ATATGGGTTTATGGTAACAGTTTCGAGTCCTTCCTTGTTGCTGTTGCTAACCCCAGCAAGCCAGTACTTGAACGATGGGCGGAAGAAAATGGTATAAAGATTGACTTTGATTCTCTATGTAAAGACTCGAGAGCAAAAAGTTACATACTTGGGGAGCTCACAAGGATTGCAAAGGAAAATAAG TTGAAAGGTTATGAGTTTATAAAAGACGTTCATCTAGACCCAGTTCCATTTGACATGGAACGTGACCTTATAACTCCCACATATAAGATGAAGAGGCCTCAGTTGCTTAAATATTACAAG AATGTCATCGATGACATGTACAAGAGTGGAGGCAAACGCAGTGCTTGA
- the LOC112801420 gene encoding long chain acyl-CoA synthetase 4-like isoform X2, translated as MWNLWCQLCRVDYKHGGAGAVEFIICHAEVSVSFVEEKKIPELLKTFPNTTKYLKTLVSFGKVTPEQKQEVEKFGLAIYSWDEFLQVGQNQSFDLPVKKKSDICTIMYTSGTTGDPKGVLISNESILTLLAGVKRLLESVKEELNDKDVYLSYLPLAHIFDRVIEELFIWHGASIGFWRGDVKLLIEDIGELKPTIFCAVPRVLDRVYTGLTQKVSAGGFLKQALFNFAYSYKLNNMKKGRKHEEASPLLDKIVFDKVKQGLGGHVRLILSGAAPLSPHVESYLKVVTCAHVIQGYGLTETCAGTFVSLPHEMDMVGTVGPPVPNVDVCLESVPDMGYDALGSTPRGEICVRGNTLFSGYYKRDDLTNEVLTDGWFHTGDVGEWQPDGSMKIIDRKKNIFKLSQGEYVAVENLENVYRQLSCIDSIWVYGNSFESFLVAVANPSKPVLERWAEENGIKIDFDSLCKDSRAKSYILGELTRIAKENKLKGYEFIKDVHLDPVPFDMERDLITPTYKMKRPQLLKYYKNVIDDMYKSGGKRSA; from the exons ATGTGGAATTTATGGTGCCAATTGTGCAGAGTGGATTATAAGCATGGAG GTGCTGGCGCTGTAGAGTTTATTATATGCCATGCAGAGGTATCTGTATCAtttgtagaagaaaagaaaataccgGAG CTATTGAAGACATTTCCAAATACAACAAAGTATCTCAAGA CGCTTGTGAGCTTTGGGAAGGTTACACCTGAACAAAAGCAAGAAGTTGAAAAGTTTGGGTTGGCAATATATTCGTGGGATGAATTTTTGCAAGTG GGTCAaaatcaaagttttgatcttcctGTGAAGAAAAAGAGTGACATCTGTACAATAATGTACACTAGTGGAACTACTGGCGATCCCAAGGGTGTGTTGATATCTAATGAGAGTATCCTTACTCTCTTAGCTGGGGTTAAGCGACTGTTGGAGTCTGTCAAGGAGGAA TTGAATGACAAAGATGTCTACTTGTCATACCTTCCTCTTGCACATATCTTTGATAGGGTCATTGAAGAGCTATTTATATGGCATGGTGCCTCCATTGGTTTCTGGCGTGGG GATGTCAAATTGTTAATTGAAGACATTGGGGAGCTAAAACCAACTATTTTCTGTGCTGTTCCACGTGTGCTTGATAGAGTGTACACAG GTTTGACACAAAAGGTTTCCGCTGGGGGCTTCCTGAAACAAGCATTATTCAACTTTGCTTACTCATA TAAGTTGAACAACATGAAGaaagggagaaagcatgaagaggCATCTCCACTTCTTGACAAAATTGTGTTTGATAAG GTGAAGCAAGGGTTGGGGGGTCATGTACGCCTCATTTTGTCTGGAGCAGCACCTCTATCTCCACATGTGGAGAGTTACTTAAAAGTGGTTACTTGTGCTCATGTCATACAAGGATATG GTCTGACTGAAACCTGTGCGGGAACCTTTGTCTCACTACCACATGAAATGGATATGGTCGGGACAGTGGGGCCACCCGTACCGAATGTTGATGTGTGCCTGGAATCTGTTCCTGATATGGGATATGATGCCCTTGGAAGCACACCAAGAGGAGAAATTTGTGTTAGGGGAAATACCTTGTTTTCAGGGTACTACAAACGGGATGACCTCACTAATGAGGTTCTGACCGATGGATGGTTCCATacag GGGATGTTGGAGAATGGCAACCTGATGGAAGCATGAAAATTATTGATCGGAAGAAGAATATATTTAAGCTTTCACAAGGAGAATATGTTGCTGTTGAAAATCTGGAGAATGTATATCGTCAACTCTCTTGTATTGATTCG ATATGGGTTTATGGTAACAGTTTCGAGTCCTTCCTTGTTGCTGTTGCTAACCCCAGCAAGCCAGTACTTGAACGATGGGCGGAAGAAAATGGTATAAAGATTGACTTTGATTCTCTATGTAAAGACTCGAGAGCAAAAAGTTACATACTTGGGGAGCTCACAAGGATTGCAAAGGAAAATAAG TTGAAAGGTTATGAGTTTATAAAAGACGTTCATCTAGACCCAGTTCCATTTGACATGGAACGTGACCTTATAACTCCCACATATAAGATGAAGAGGCCTCAGTTGCTTAAATATTACAAG AATGTCATCGATGACATGTACAAGAGTGGAGGCAAACGCAGTGCTTGA